A window of the Deltaproteobacteria bacterium PRO3 genome harbors these coding sequences:
- a CDS encoding 30S ribosomal protein S12, which produces MPTINQLVRKGRQKAYYKGTAPALQRCPQRRGVCVRVYTTTPKKPNSALRKVARVRLTNGIEVTSYIPGEGHNLQEHSVVLIRGGRVKDLPGVRYHIVRGTLDSTGVEKRRQGRSKYGAKKPK; this is translated from the coding sequence ATGCCAACGATCAACCAATTGGTCCGGAAAGGCCGCCAAAAGGCCTATTACAAGGGGACGGCCCCGGCCCTCCAGCGCTGCCCGCAGCGCCGCGGGGTCTGTGTCCGCGTCTACACGACGACCCCCAAAAAGCCCAACTCCGCGCTCCGCAAGGTCGCCCGCGTGCGCCTCACCAACGGGATCGAGGTCACCTCCTACATCCCGGGCGAGGGGCATAACCTGCAAGAGCACTCGGTGGTGCTGATCCGCGGCGGCCGCGTGAAAGACCTCCCCGGCGTGCGCTACCACATCGTGCGCGGCACCCTGGATTCCACGGGCGTCGAGAAGCGCCGCCAAGGCCGGTCCAAATACGGAGCGAAGAAACCCAAGTAA